In the Juglans microcarpa x Juglans regia isolate MS1-56 chromosome 6D, Jm3101_v1.0, whole genome shotgun sequence genome, one interval contains:
- the LOC121234650 gene encoding protein LONGIFOLIA 1, with translation MAAKLLHSLADDNPDLQKQIGCMTGIFQIFDRPNVLTGRRISHKRLPPGNSHFNNGSLERESNYIYHRQTTAEISLNKNVHEKQRISTESSRASFSSSCSSTLSSLDCNKTTQPETLSDRVSFPETPSRDPVMNQPNTSPYVGRQSLDLRDVVKDSMYREARGLSIRTSTNEEPVNHARKHRDSPRPFQLSKSVDGSHGVGVNIKKKTPDDLKESLKVLAELQETPWYYNEAKEHPTSTYEAKDGPWHSISRDAPRFSYDGREINRLSFESRETLKSTSKLKELPRLSLDSKESSWQSSNSDSKLNHLKNFHNGGNLEDKALNIPQSSGTQKRPPSVVAKLMGLESLPDSALDSDGHLDVIKSHAVEDSDPFSRSLKTKDLNRAIRVSKSPRNSSKDPTSPRWKNPDFFMKPISSSRFPIEPAPWKQLDGNRVSQKQAFRPAKVPPMAPNSFNSVCGEIEKRLKDPEFKQSGKNFRALKQILEAMQAKGLLETGKEEQVSEFGVQGVSEPKCTSSNQNSKSHSHQIPQRNHVIASPSRGSNSSRTFGSPIVIMKPAKLDGRSGIPASSVIPMDDISGLHRIQGCGFADAKKGSINSQTDKDQSLKSSRRNTAVSSTDKKASGRIIRSTQSSSRSQHSSKENAISSVKGSGSVSPRLQQKKLELEKRSRPPTPPSESNKPRRQSNRQLKDSGSSGVKVRPQSSNSQLSDDQLSELSYESRSLSCQGDDMSVQSDSNTILDSKIDIEVTSTAQSTEVNGGQSPSMKAVNYSASCSMQKEPPPRLNEDESLAELATVAPEHPSPVSVLDGSVYRDDAPSPVKQTPNSLKGDGAQDYNDSHVVDQWNPTDSLLSNGTESGLTSEISRKKLQNIEHLVQKLRQLNSNHDEGRTDYIASLCENSNPDHRYISEILLASGLLLIDLSSELTTFQLHPSGYPINPELFFVLEQTKASSLLLKEDRSPGMSANSKTDREKFHRKLIFDAVNEVLVTKLFFSGICPEPWLKPERLARKTFSAQKLLKELCIEIEQFQAKKLVCSLEDEEDGLKSILWEDVMNRSGSWTGFLQGEISGIVLDVERSIFKDLVDEIVIGEAASMRAKPGRRRRQLFAK, from the exons ATGGCTGCAAAGCTTTTACATTCTTTAGCTGATGACAATCCAGATTTGCAGAAGCAAATAGGATGCATGACTGGGATATTTCAAATCTTTGATCGTCCTAACGTCCTCACTGGTAGGCGCATTAGCCACAAGAGGCTTCCTCCAG GTAATTCCCACTTCAACAATGGCAGCCTGGAAAGAGAGTCTAATTACATATACCATCGACAGACAACAGCT GAAATAAGTTTAAACAAGAATGTGCACGAGAAACAAAGAATTTCAACAGAATCTTCAAGAGCCTCTTTCTCATCCTCTTGTTCATCTACGTTGTCTTCTCTGGACTGCAACAAAACAACTCAGCCAGAAACCTTATCTGATCGAGTAAGTTTTCCTGAAACTCCATCGAGGGACCCAGTGATGAATCAACCAAATACCTCTCCATACGTAGGGCGGCAGTCCCTTGATCTTCGTGATGTGGTCAAGGACTCCATGTATAGGGAAGCTAGAGGACTATCAATTAGAACTTCAACAAATGAGGAACCAGTAAATCATGCCAGAAAGCATAGAGATTCCCCAAGGCCTTTCCAGCTGTCCAAGTCTGTGGATGGATCTCATGGAGTTGGGGttaacataaagaaaaaaacacctGATGATCTGAAGGAGTCTCTTAAAGTTCTTGCTGAACTTCAAGAAACTCCTTGGTATTACAATGAAGCAAAGGAACATCCAACATCAACATATGAAGCAAAAGATGGGCCATGGCATTCAATTTCAAGGGATGCTCCCAGGTTTTCTTACGATGGGAGAGAGATAAATCGTTTATCCTTTGAATCACGAGAAACCCTCAAATCCACATCGAAGCTTAAAGAGCTGCCCAGACTTTCATTGGACAGTAAGGAAAGTTCATGGCAGAGTTCCAACTCTGATTCAAAACTTAATCACCTAAAAAACTTCCATAATGGTGGCAACTTAGAGGACAAAGCCCTTAATATACCCCAATCATCAGGAACTCAGAAGCGGCCTCCTAGTGTTGTGGCAAAGTTAATGGGCTTGGAATCCTTGCCTGATTCTGCATTGGATAGTGATGGTCATTTGGATGTGATCAAATCCCATGCAGTTGAAGATAGTGATCCCTTCTCAAGGTCTTTAAAAACAAAGGATCTAAACAGGGCTATCAGAGTTTCTAAATCCCCCAGAAACTCATCAAAGGACCCAACATCCCCACGCTGGAAGAATCCTGATTTTTTCATGAAACCCATTTCAAGTTCAAGATTTCCAATTGAACCAGCTCCTTGGAAGCAACTGGATGGAAATAGAGTTTCACAGAAACAAGCTTTCAGGCCTGCAAAAGTTCCCCCAATGGCACCGAACTCCTTCAATTCTGTTTGTGGTGAGATTGAAAAGAGGTTGAAAGATCCTGAATTTAAACAATCTGGGAAGAATTTTAGAGCCCTTAAACAGATACTGGAAGCAATGCAGGCAAAGGGGTTGTTAGAGACCGGAAAAGAAGAACAAGTTTCAGAGTTTGGAGTTCAAGGAGTCTCTGAACCAAAATGCACTAGttcaaatcaaaattcaaaatcacaCAGCCACCAAATCCCACAGAGAAACCATGTTATTGCTTCTCCCAGTAGGGGTTCTAATTCTTCAAGGACTTTTGGTTCCCCCATTGTGATCATGAAACCAGCTAAGCTTGATGGAAGATCTGGTATTCCTGCCTCCTCAGTAATTCCAATGGATGATATTTCTGGTCTGCACAGAATTCAGGGTTGTGGATTTGCAGATGCTAAAAAGGGTTCAATTAATAGCCAAACAGATAAAGATCAGTCTCTGAAAAGCAGTCGCAGGAACACTGCTGTTAGTTCCACTGATAAGAAAGCTAGTGGCAGGATCATTAGATCAACACAATCTTCATCAAGGTCTCAACATTCCTCAAAAGAAAACGCCATAAGTTCCGTAAAGGGCTCTGGATCTGTTAGCCCAAGACTGCAACAGAAGAAGCTTGAGTTGGAGAAGCGATCTCGTCCACCTACCCCTCCATCTGAGTCAAACAAACCCAGAAGGCAATCCAACCGACAACTAAAAGACTCGGGTTCCTCAGGTGTAAAAGTCAGACCACAATCTTCTAACTCACAGCTAAGTGATGACCAATTGAGTGAGCTGAGTTATGAATCAAGAAGTCTGAGTTGTCAAGGAGATGACATGTCTGTGCAATCAGACAGTAATACCATCTTGGACTCAAAGATTGACATTGAAGTCACGAGTACTGCACAATCTACTGAGGTCAATGGCGGCCAGAGTCCCTCTATGAAGGCTGTCAATTACTCTGCTTCTTGCTCAATGCAAAAA GAACCCCCTCCAAGGTTGAATGAAGATGAATCATTGGCAGAACTTGCTACTGTTGCCCCAGAACATCCCAGTCCTGTCTCTGTGCTTGATGGCTCAGTATATAGAGATGATGCACCATCTCCTGTAAAGCAGACGCCAAATTCCCTCAAAG GTGATGGTGCTCAAGATTATAATGACAGCCACGTTGTAGATCAATGGAACCCTACAGATAGCCTCTTATCTAATGGCACGGAGTCTGGTCTTACCTCAGAGATCAGTCGCAAGAAATTACAGAACATCGAACACTTAGTTCAGAAACTTAGGCAGCTGAACTCCAATCATGATGAAGGCAGAACAGATTACATAGCATCACTCTGTGAGAATTCAAATCCAGACCACAGATACATATCTGAAATATTGTTAGCTTCAGGCCTTCTACTCATTGACCTTAGCTCTGAGCTAACGACATTTCAGCTGCACCCATCAGGCTACCCTATTAACCCTGAGTTATTCTTTGTTTTGGAGCAAACCAAGGCAAGCAGTTTGCTTTTAAAGGAAGATAGAAGCCCAGGAATGTCTGCCAATTCAAAGACAGACCGGGAGAAATTTCACCGTAAACTTATATTTGATGCGGTTAATGAGGTTCTtgttacaaaattatttttctctggCATTTGTCCTGAGCCATGGCTGAAGCCTGAAAGACTGGCAAGGAAGACCTTTAGTGCACAAAAGCTTCTTAAAGAATTGTGCATTGAGATAGAACAGTTTCAAGCCAAGAAGTTGGTGTGCAGCTTGGAGGATGAGGAGGATGGATTGAAAAGTATCTTGTGGGAGGATGTGATGAATCGGTCGGGGAGTTGGACTGGTTTCCTGCAGGGTGAGATCTCAGGCATAGTGCTAGATGTTGAGAGATCGATTTTTAAGGACTTAGTTGATGAGATTGTGATTGGTGAGGCAGCTAGTATGCGAGCCAAACCAGGTAGGCGGCGTAGGCAGCTGTTTGCAAAGTAA